gatagaacatttactcactatttactctccctcaagtggttacaaaccttcatgggtttctttcttccgttgaacacaaatggagatattttgaagaaagttgtagGAAGCACaaatatatggaagtcaatgcttacaggtttccaaaCATTTGACAaaatttcttttgtgttcaacaaaagaaactcgGGTTTGAAGCGcaataaaggtgagtaaatgatgatggaacTTCCATTTTtagtaaactatctctttaaaactgATATATTAAAATTTTCTGTGGTACTCGTGTTTACCTGAATGTGATTAATGAGCTATCATACGCCGCCCTCTATTGGCCAGATTTTATATGTGCAGTAAGAAAAGACGACTTTTTATGTCAGTGTGACATTATTTCACCATATTTTAGtacttaaaacatattttatgtaaatagcGTTCTAATAAACTCACTTTTATGATTTTgatttgatgcagacaccaaaattCGGCACTGAAAACTAGCAATGTGCTTTAATAAAACATATGTTATGGCTTATGTTCATTtagaaaacacaaaaataatacaaatgcaaCAAAACATCTTATAATCAattcaaaacatttcattttgtatcaaaataaaagactGAGTGTCCTCAATCGTCAGTAGAGGTTCTTTTTGGCCCGTTTAAGAAAGAAACATGTAGAGTATAAAAGacgctgctgttgttgttattgcaGAACACAGGCGTTGGAGCAGGTCACTCCAGTCATCAGCTGAGTCTCCAGAATGGCCGTCATCCAGAGCCGCTGCTCCGCTGCGTTGGCGGCCCGCAGGAGGTACACGCGTTTCCCGCCTTTAGGTCTCACGCTCCAGCAGAAGCTCCCGTCACCATCCTGCACCTCCATCCTCGCTCCAGCTAAATCAATCACCTTTTCCGCAGACTACATGCAAAGGATGCAGAGAAccacaattattaaaaatgtctatAAGAAAACTGATAAAGGTATTTTAAAACCGGTGTTggagaaagttacttttgaaagtgatgcattacaatattgagttagtccccctaaaaagtaactagttgcgttacttagttactttttatgtaaagtaatgtgttaaTTACCTTACTTTTGAGTTCCCttttcatacctgcctgaggcttggtctctttcagaacttgcagggtatttttctttctttcttctttttttctttcttatttttttaaataaaggagctCTGAATTTAACAACACACTGCATAGCCTATTTACctttaataaaaaagcaaatgtaaaaaaaattgaataatgttaccttctgagaactCCTGACACTATACATGCCATATAaagattaatgaaagttgaaagcaaatgtgtttgctacttttgtatttttgtcttattagttcagtaaaatcactgtccattgagacaatcttCATTTCTTCCATGTATTCAAAATATTGAGAATACTTCTAATACataaatgtaaggctctgccttCTTAGTTACTGCCTGTTCGCAGGAAGCTCATTCTCTCATTGTGTGATTCACCGTTTAATTCAACAAACtattttaaaagcatattaattaatctaaaaagtaacttgagctacatttttaaaaaagtaactcaaatattaatacttatttttttaagtaatgcgttacttttctCTTCACTtagaaaagttatattattagGAGGAAATGCAGTTCTagcgttttttacagtaaaaacttgAAATCAATTCACAGAGAATGTATATGCtaacaatatattaaattatctgctttaaaacaaacaatcagaCAAAGGCCTGGATTCCGTATTTTAAGTATAATTCccagataataacaaataattccCATTATTTCGAAAGGGAATGTGTCGTTACAGCGCCACAGGAATTTAGGACACATGAACCTGATCTACAATTTGATCTACATAGGAATTTTTGTAATAGTATAACTGTCTGAGAAATGAACAATGTATCCGTTTTTGAGGTAGCCCTTTTTTATATCTAAGCTTTTTTATATATCTGAGTTTTTTCCTTTCTTTgagtttttctttgtttattttttgggaaTATGTTTGGTTATGCTTGTATTATTGTGaaaaattcaataatttaaataacttttaccCTCATAAGAGCGTCTTCAAAATGCGTTGCCATGGTAACAGTACAACAACAATAACAGCAGCACGACCAGTGGAAACCCAGTGACATTTAACGttacttattaaatattaaacgaGCAAAACAGTTTGTGTAGTAGAAGTTAGAGAGCAGGTGTGCTGAAGTTATTGCTGACATAATCTAATCGCTGTTATAAGTTTATTAAGGGCCTGACAACGACAGCGAGGATTACTGTATCATTCACTCTTACCTCCTCGTTTAAACCATAAATGAGTTTCCCATCTTTGAGATGAAACCACAACATTTTCCAGCGCCTGGTGTAGTGGGTTTTCTTAAATAACCATCCTTTACACTCTTCTGGGTGGTTTTCGTCACTTTTACCGTTAGAGGTCGCCGATTCTAAAGCCATTGCTCCAAGATGCTTCTCAATCACGCGCATGCGCAAGACAGAATAAAAGTCTTTTGTTTAGGTGAcgaaatatgaaattaaatattaatgacagatACATAAATAATTTCCATATCTACATAAAATGTTATGCttgttatttttacaaatattaaataaatgaacaaacaaataaatatgtgaaGTAAATATGTGAAGATATTGTTTTTCAGTTATGTTCGATCTGCTCAAATAATTAACCAACAATATGTAATCAAGTATCTCTactaaatgtctttaaataataaGGTTTTCGTTTGTCAGAATTAATTTAGACAGTTAGTTCAATGAACCAGCAATAAACATTactacattaattaaataatctcTACATTTACTGAGTACTTGAAAAAAATCCAAAATGATAAATCCTTTAAcagttgaatttttattattaaaaatatgtttaaataaaaataaataaatgaataaaatatgttgCTCAAAGTTAATGCTAACAAATGAAAGCTTATTGTAATTTAAATTGATTCGTTAAACGCTTATTTTTTCTAAATCGAAAAGTGACATTCTTTTTACGTTAATCTTTTTTGAAGTTGCGTTTTAATCGAACAAAAGAGTTATTTTGGGTgagtacaaaataaaagttttttgtgTACGTCAGCGCTTGTTGTCCAGCTGTTAAGGAAATGGCGGCCGCAGCGATGGCAGGGGCTGCCGGTCCTCCGCATCTGACGGAGGCTAAAAAGCTGGAGTATTTCTCCTCCATAAACTCGATGGCTCGTAAGATTATGCAGGAGAGGGAGAAGATAAAGGAGACGTACGGCTCGGCTTGGAGTCAAATGAGTCCGGTCGAGCAGGACGCGGCGATTGACAACGGGATGATGGATCCGCGGATCCGGGCTCGGTACGCCATGCACCGGGTGGACCGAGACGAGGTGATCTGCTACCCGAAACTGCTCATCCAGACCGGACAGAAGATCGTACACTTCGGAGAAGAGGTGCTTATGTTTTGTATTGTCATAAGTATTGTAGGAGACTCTACGTTACActtaaaaattatgtttgttgtttgtgtttatgtgaactaagttatttaaaatgaggtaaaacaacataattcttgagataTTTGGAGGGACAAATTGATTGtttatcttcaatccacttaaatttgtaaatactaataagtgaacttaatttctttatgttcCCCCTacacaaatctattgtgtggaacccagcatttttttactgtgtatgaTTCAGTATCTTTAGTAAACTgcattttgaaaaattaaaagtaaatattttaaacagtgtgaAATATTAATGCACAATTTACTTGatgtttattcataattcatgacgttagtttatttattttgtcttttgtaTGCTCGCAAGAGCCTGAATTACATGGGTCTATGAATTATGTAGTTATTTATTGTGTTCAGTGTGAACTTAATTTGattacttaaagggttagttctccaaaaaatttaaatgtactcactatttactcgacttcaagtggttccaaacctttgaggttttttttcttctgttggaccCAAAAGAAGATAATTCGAAGAAAGCTGGAACCATTTACTTGcgcagtaggaaaaacaaattctatATAAGTTAATGGTTACACGTTATTACctttctttaaaatgtccttttttatgttgaactaaagaaagaaattcataaaggtttgaaacaaggagTAAGtatttgacagaattttaatttgagtgaagtactatccctttaagttgtaTATGAAATACTTATAAATTAAGCTTAACGTCTTATAATTGTATACTGTTTACTAatcaaatatctgtatacttaaaCTCTCAAGTTTGTCTTTAACGTATATGTGTAAAATTTTTGGCCATTAAGTTTGTAAAACATCTATACATTAAACCATTTACCTAACAAACATATGCcctaatatacataaataaaatgagtCTGAGACATAATTTCTAGCTCGTATAAATATTCCTAAACGCAgctaaacattaataaataaatggtttaaaaaaaatagaatacaaGCATCAACTAATGTCACAAGAAGGCTTTGgtgaaataaagtattaaaaataaaatatcactaaATTAATTTTTTCCAAATAAGCCTGCACCATTCATCGGCTGTTTATTAAGCAAACCTGACATGCATATAAGCCATgtttaagatttagttttttaactttacatttagatttagttaaaatgtcacattttaaaaatttaattgtttaCTTAAGAGCCTTTTTAATGCTTACCTTACAGATCTCCTTTCATTCAAATATATACTAGTTCTGTACCAAATATCAATAGATTAAACAgtttagtaaatacataaatgtaaataaattattacatcAATCAATGATTTATTAAATGTCACATGGTCTTTAAATTATTCATCTAATTTACTTATTCAATTAAACATGtttctaaaataatatataagaaatatatgTAAGTGACAGATAAACAGGTTTCTGTAATTGTTTACTAATAAATCGTCACCTATTTAATCtaaattactataattatatttaataattaataaaaaataattacaatgatAAATTATTGATTAGAATTTTTGATAAGCTTacatattcatttaataattatgtGAGTATTTGCTTCCCCGTTCAGAGCAGAATTAGAAATTACATGACTGATGTCATCTTATGTTAACATCTCTGTCgtctctgttttttttaaggattTAACTTGGCAAGATGAGCACTCAGCACCCTTCTCTTGGGAGACTAAAGTAAGTAGGCCACCTCTGTTAAAAATACACCACCAATTCAGCagcaaaatgcaaaacaaatgtgATTCAGCCTATGTATGGGCGGtatactctacctgacaaaagtcccattcaagttttaggaacatcaaataataacttgacttctagttgatcatttggtatcagaagtggcttatatgaaaggcaaaggcctctagattacgtttattttaccaaaataaaatgtgatcatgccttgatttgtaattatttaattaggacagtatggtccgactttgcttagacaaaagtcttgtcacttaacagaaataatgtactgtatagaatataaagtcatggtgcagtggaaaaataattaatattatgtatgactTCCATAAGCTTAGAagatccatacatctctgcaatgactcaaataacttattaataaagtcatctggaatggcaaagaaagcgttcttgcaggactcccagagttcatcaagattctttggatccatcttcaatgcctcctccttcatctaaccccagacatgcttaataatgttcatgtctggtgactgggctggccaatcctggagcaccttgaccttctttgctttcaggaactttgatgtggaggctgaagtatgagaaggagtgctatcctggtgaagaatttgccctctcctgtggcttgtaatgtaatgggcggcATAAATGTCTTGGcttttaatgttgccatccactctgcagatctctcgtacgccccatattgaatgtaaccccaaaccatgatttgtccttcatcaaacttgactgatttcttgagAATGTTGGGTCCACgcgggttctaataggtcttctgcagtatttgtgatcatTGGGATACGGTTCACCAGATTCATTAGAAAATTTATCTTCTGtcgcttttccaaatgatcaactagaaatcaagttattatttgttgctcatacaactggaatcgaccacaaaacttttgtcaggtagtgtagacttATTAAATTATATCAATATTTTTTGGGTATTTTTTTGCGATTAACCATGTTATAGTATACACTCAGAGACACAAAAAGCCTTGTACATTAAGAGAAaggtattttctttttcttttcaaaaagtacacaagCAGATGTGCAGAAGCAGATTGGAAATAACCTTAGCAGGACAGGACAATAGTGTTGTGATTACATATTCTAATGCGATATTTATTCATACTTGACACTAGAGGGTGCCCACACATGTAGACGCcatataatgatttctgaagaaaagAGCGTAAAAAGGATAAAAATGTTAGAAATTGATAAAACATGAACACCATAAACTTACATTTGTGTcatcatataaattatttttcttCAAGCCCTCTTGGGAATTTTTAAGCATAAAGTATGTATTTATAATGCAATGCTAATTAGCCTAGCCTTTATCACTGTATTGAATACTATAAAATATGATTTCATCCGCATTCTGTGATATGAAACACTAGGTCACAAAATGAGACTAGAGTATAAAAGAcgctgctgttgttattattgagTTAAGTGTTAATGACACTTAACTGATATTATGAAGTGAATTTAAAGAAAAGTACATCAGTAAATCAAATGTTTGAAAAAAGGGTCATAAACGCAAAACTGTATTGCACACATGCTACTGTTATAACAAATCATTGCACGAGCCGATTGTAggtttagggctgcacgatattgaaaaaatctgatattgcgatattttatttttctgctttaTGAATACAGATTCATGAAATAGTTTTAATTACAATGTTTGACAAAATTGAATAATCTCAaatatcacaatgcaaaaaatgcttttctttcttttgtttcgtCCAAATAATTTTCTTTCTCTTGTTTCGAAAATACGCCTGTCCCTAATCAAGCGTTTCAATTCCTAACAGAGTCAGATGGAATTCAGTATCTCCAATATGACTGAACCATTCATTCCCCCCTCGGTGACTGAACCCAAACCCAAAACATCTCAAACCACCAAGCTGCCCAGCAACGACGAGTCCTCCTTCTGGAAGATCAGTGCCGAACGCTCAAGACTCGAGGGCGAGAAAGCCGAATTTCCCTCTCTGACGCCCAGTCAGATCAAGTCTTTAGAGAAAGGAGAGAAGCCGTTGCCTTCGTACCTGAGGTCAGAGTCTGGGTCGAGGGATACGGAGGAAGCTCCTGTTTCAAGGCCAGTCAAACAGAGAGGCCCCAAACCTCCAGCACCACCTCCGCCGCCCCCCGTTCCCATCAGCGTGACCCCTGTGGCCATCAGTGTGACCCCAACTCCTCCAGCTCCAGTGTCTTCGTTGGAGGAAGGCTGGGAAAGAGCCCAAAGCACGCTTCCTTCAGTAAGCAGCACCACGGATGAGGTGTTCAGTCCTGGTCTGGTCACGAGGTCTTCCTCTCAATCCAACAGCACAGTTAAAGATGGGGAAAAGGCAGAAGCCTCACCCGCCTCCAGTCCAACCTTCTCACAGGTATTCCATGTTCACTATATATTGTTTGTATATATTGTTAtaaaagcccctttcacacagtgatactggtaaatatccagaaaattaccaGAAAAActtggtaaattcaaaaaagcactgttcacacaggcaaggacgttccggaatttgttcggaaaagaccattcacacatccgtTCTAAAATACCGGTGAATTCTGACataattaaccagaaatgaccccTAAATGATCATTTCAGCGTAGGCTGGTTTGCGCTTCTGCCTTTGGTTGTCTTTGGGATAAGCTGCATGAATgcttaccctactgaaaaaactgcttaaaccagccttgactggttttagctggttgaccagcctggttttagaggggttttggccacttccaggctggtttccagcctggtcttagctggtcaggctggaaaatgaccagctaaaaccagcttgactagcctggtttaagctggacatagctggttttggctgggctcccagcctggctagtctggtcaagctggttttagatggtcattttccagcctgaccagctaagaccaggctggaaaccagcctggaagtggccaaaacccctctaaaaccagccaaccagcctaggctggtttaagctgtttttttcagtagggttagcattcatgcagcttatCCCAAAGACAGAAGCACAAACCGCAGTCatgtttacacatttaattacatacatatggaggaacactttcgcataagtaatatgtgtgtgctggcgctcaccggctgcttcacatgCACACGCGACAAGCAACTAAAGCAgagcttaaaggtaaacaaacagcggtttatcataagcattttataaatgattttttacacagttggcattaagaaggaacatagaaatgttatctgactaacatcttgCAGCTAAATGTGcctggaaaaatatttaaaggcttttattttcataaataacgTGGATGTGAATGTGTttaaatgttctgattggctggagtagacgtctcacgtcagcgtgtttagggctgtgcgattaatcgaaatcgaatcgcaatcactatttgaaacgttgcgattagctaattgcaagaggTTGCGATATGACATGTATTTAACTTCCCCCGCCCAGAACAAATGCGTGCATGGCGTCTGTGTaggacagtcttactagccaatttagtgcgcacactttcgttctgcccaatcagaattgcgcaaccgaactacGCAGAATGCCCAgacaataaaacataaacagaAAAGCGaagacgagtgggatgatggcgtctgctgcttcagaaacattaatagacgaattaatatcaaagaaaaacaggacatcagtaatatgggaatattttggttttaaagtcacacaaaatgaaagtttaatgtttcgataacttcatgtgtatttcaCGTGCATTCACGGCTCGCGATGCAGAAATGTGCGCCGTCTGTAGTGACTGTACTATAAAGATAAAAtttctcatttcattttcataggacagttatatatagatgcattagatGCAGAATTTgaaagcagtttaacgatttaaatgcttcttattgatATTACTTTATTCACTGCGACTATACGCATAGCTTTACGGAAAGCTTATGACCTACTAACTACTGTTTGCTTTAAGAGCATGTTCAAATTTttgttacaaactagctagtagttacaaaACTCCTAGTGTGGGCTTTACCTTCCAGTTTAAGTAAGGccttacaaacagctggtgcaaccctacccaggagATAACGAATGCCATAACACACTACCTCGCTAAAGACACggtgccttttaatgcagtgaccaaagaggGATTTAAAAAACTCATCTAAATGCAGGATAGGAGATACAGGAAGATACACTCCCATCCCTCATctattttagccattttggagTACCACAGCTGTACATTTAACGTTATGATATTTTGTGTAGCATCTGTGATAATTTGGTTTTAGACATtataagctacagaaaggcttttatcagccatattagtttgctgagtgttctgtatttttataacaataattttttgtataatctacaataataacaaaacttCATACAATAATATatctacaataataattataatctacactatctccctaatttgagttcaacatgtttacagaaaggtaaggtgattttatttgtgcttaccgtttgctctagagaaaaatgagtgtttaatttctgaatatttgaaaaaaaatttgaataaattggtaagtaaatttatatattttcagttccttatttaactaacactcactgcattttagctgtaagaagctacgatacagattattaagctgaagcttgactacaaaatttattcgcaaatcaaatcgaaatcgcaatatctgtcaaaaaaaaaaaaaaaatcgcacagccctaagcGTGTTCTAAGCATCTACACGCTCTTTCTGGCAGTTTTTCTTCTGTGATTCTCAAATTACTGGTAATgatacaacttctctttccggaacgaatttaccggaaaggtctgtatgtgtgaatagGTTGATTGTATgttgctttaaaacactccagtgttcctctatctgtggttacactcagttaacagcggtgagtttggtgaactgatgatgTTCACAGCCtgttatttctgttgagcatgtgagtacaatggcaaatcagctgtgtttaaaaacgtgctcaaatgttagtgggaaatggatgttttttttaaatttcagtactgatttcTATCAAATTTctgtatcgtgacaacactagagTACACACACATCTGCATTTCAAATTTCTACAGGAAATCGTAGACCATTCGATTAACTTTAGAGTACTCATTTCAACACACTATGATTTGGGACATGCTAGTTCAATTTTTTGAATGCCACTTAGGACGAATAGTATGCGAATTAAGATGCAGCAAGAGAGTTGGACATGGGTAGATCGACCAGAAGTAGGACTGCTCACTTGAATTTTCTGGGTGAATGGTTCTTTTTTGTAAAGCCTGCCAAAGTAAAAGTTTAAATTCACTTTGTTAGATTGATGTTGGCACTGATAGCCTTGTGGGCAGTCATTTAGCGCCATTGTGATTTGGGCATCCAGAGTTCGTCCTTTACCAATTCTATCCCCTActctctccaacttcactttCTGCATGCATACTGTCCTATCAGAATTAGTGCAGAAACATCAAATAAATCTTTGAACTTTAAGCTGAGGGTGGATCTCAGTCAGCTGCCTTGTTCACTAGTCAGGGCACTGATCAGGGATTCAGCCATTTTAAGTGCTGTGGCAATGACAAAGTTCTTTCAGTACAAATGTTCGCTTTCTGTAAAGTCCCTTTTACTTTGAATCCACACAATCGATGCTCTCTATGCCATCTTAAAAGACAGTTTATAGTAGTTattatttaaagtggatcaacAAAGTTTTTCCAAATTGCCAATTATGAGTGTTTGGACAActttgttttaggacaactttattGAAAGATGTGGATCCACTTCAATAGTTGACTACGATATACTtctgcatgcacaaacacaggcTTGTACAGAAAATTCCCAAACGCATCATCTTGTAATTTGTTTTGGAGTGACAActaaaaaatatgacttttttccCCCCCCTCATTATCtcataataacaacagtaatagcACCAAAATCATTAACATTAAACGTCTGTTGTGTGGTAATTTGTTTGCCAaaaaataaagaatgaataatttaaaggtTTTATTGATTCGTTTGATTCATACCTCAGTTGTGTAATAAATCATAAAACAAAGGTTGAGAATGGCATTCTTTTTGTTAACCTTTTAATGAAGTAGTTGTTGATCATTTTATATATTAACCTGATCTGTCAACCTTtgtgattattaaaattaaatattaagacaataaaaatgaaatctcaaactttaaaaatgtggcTGGACCAAATAAAAAGGAATTTAAGAATAAATGAAACCAATTGTTTGGCAGAATCTTTTAAAATGGCTTCTTAGTCAAATATAAACCAATAGTTTAACAGCTCATTAATATTTCAtgatatataatttattcatcatatttctttttttcaaaagcaaataaaGCCAACAAGAACCTGCTGTCTAACTGCATCTTTTCTTTGACATTTTCTCCCACTAACATTTTAACCATTAAcaacacataaaatatattatttccttttttcCCTCAGTTCAACACAAGCAGCTCTATCCTGAAGACTGGATTTGACTTCTTGGACAACTGGTAACTCGAAAAACCTTGCAGAAGCTATTCCAGATCCTTGGACCTACATGCGCGACAAACTCAACGCTACAGGACAcctcccttttttaaaaaaaaaatgcttcagtaGTTTATTTATAGAGCATTGATATCACTATGATTGTATTAAAATCTTCATCAATCTGAACTCATCTCACTGGTTAGATGATACTGAACGCATGAGCTATGATGCAATGATCCGAGCATACGTCTATCCTTGTTTCTTATGCTGTTTTCACACAAGGTACAATTCTTTAAATCAGAGGCCATTGCTGTTAATACCATGTTGGTCTGCTCTCCAACTTTTACGTTGTTTAGATCTACACTACATTCCTTGATCATCAACATTAGAAACACAAATAGTTTATCATTGTAGCAAGTCTTGAAGTTGCAAAacattgttttgattttgtttggtGTTCGGCACAATACACTTAATCAATACCAGCCCACTTCTGCATCGCATTGACAAAGACCACAGACTTGAACTGTGGTCCACATTTCACCAAACCACAAACTAAAATCACTTTTGGATCTCCAGTTTAACTCTTTTATGCATAGTTGCAGAACTTTGGAAGACTCATTAGCCAAACAATTTGAATGCTACATTGCTTTCACTGCCATATGTTTCTATCTATATTTATCTAGACCTCGATACTTGTGTTAAGATGCTTCactgtacatttattaaaataaggacCTGAATAAGGCAACGTAGCGCTGGCATGGTTTTGAGACGATCGCACCTTGCTTGTTTTGTAGACTTTTTATATATGCGTGTCATTGTATGCTTTGAAGTGAAATATTTACTTTTCTCCTAAATGCGGTCTGTTGTCTCGTT
Above is a genomic segment from Danio aesculapii chromosome 20, fDanAes4.1, whole genome shotgun sequence containing:
- the si:ch73-111k22.3 gene encoding pleckstrin homology-like domain-containing protein, producing MRVIEKHLGAMALESATSNGKSDENHPEECKGWLFKKTHYTRRWKMLWFHLKDGKLIYGLNEESAEKVIDLAGARMEVQDGDGSFCWSVRPKGGKRVYLLRAANAAEQRLWMTAILETQLMTGVTCSNACVLQ
- the c20h1orf198 gene encoding uncharacterized protein C1orf198 homolog, translated to MAAAAMAGAAGPPHLTEAKKLEYFSSINSMARKIMQEREKIKETYGSAWSQMSPVEQDAAIDNGMMDPRIRARYAMHRVDRDEVICYPKLLIQTGQKIVHFGEEDLTWQDEHSAPFSWETKSQMEFSISNMTEPFIPPSVTEPKPKTSQTTKLPSNDESSFWKISAERSRLEGEKAEFPSLTPSQIKSLEKGEKPLPSYLRSESGSRDTEEAPVSRPVKQRGPKPPAPPPPPPVPISVTPVAISVTPTPPAPVSSLEEGWERAQSTLPSVSSTTDEVFSPGLVTRSSSQSNSTVKDGEKAEASPASSPTFSQFNTSSSILKTGFDFLDNW